GCCTGAAGTCCACCGCCTCGAGCAGGGCGGCGCTCAGCCCCATGACGATGCCGCCCATCATCTGCGCGACGAGGGTGTCGGGGTTGACGACGATGCCGCTGTCGACCGCGCAGACGACGCGCTGCGCGCGCACCTGCCCCGTCTTGAGGTCCGCGGCGACCTCCGCGACCTGCGCCACCCGGCTGCCGAACGAGGTGAAGAAGGCGATCCCGCGGCCCGTCCCCGCCGGCAGCGGCTTGCCCCAGCCCGCCTTCCCGGCGGCGGTCTCGAGCACCCGGCGCGTCTGCGGGTGGTTCCCGAGCAGCGCGAGGCGGAAGTCCAGCGGGTCCTTGCCGGCGGCCGCGGCCGCCTCGTCCATGAAGCTCTCGAGCGTGAAGCCGTTGTGCGAGGCGCCCACCGAGCGCCAGAAGCCGACCGGCACCGGCGTGTCGACCCGCACGTACTCGAGGGTGAGGTTGGGGATCTCGTAGTCCATGTCCTCCAGCCCGTCCATCGCGGCGGGGTCGATGCCGTTCTTGACCTGGTCCGGGAAGACGCGCGCGAAGATCGACGGCACCGCGACCTTCTGGTGCAGGGCGGTCAGTCGCCCGCCGGCGTCCAGCGCGGCTCGCAGGCGGCACGAGTTCGCGGGCCGGTAGAAGTCGTAGCGGATGTCCTCCTCCCGCCGCCAGATCACCTTCACGGGCCGGCCCGATTTGACCGCGAGCGTGAGCGCCTCGGCGACGAAGTCCGTCTCGAAGCGCCGGCCGAAGCCGCCGCCGAGGAACGTCGTGTGCACCGAGACCTGCTCGGCGGGCAGCCCCGTGATCTTCGCCGCCAGCGCGCGGACGCCGGTCTGGTTCTGCGTCGGCGCCCAGACGTCGCACCGCCCGTCCTTGACCGCGGCCGTGCAGTTCATCGGCTCCATCGTCACGTGCGCCAGATACGGCAGGTGGTAGTCGGCCGCGACCGTCTTCGCGGCCGCCGACAGCGTCTTCGCGGCGTCCCCGTCCGAGCGCGCGATCACCCCGGAGCGCTCGAGGCTCGCGGCGAAGGTGCGCTGCAGGGCGCCGGTGTCCAGCTCCGGGTCGGCCGCGCCGCTCCAGGAGACCGCGAGCGCGTCCCGGCCCTTCCAGGCGGCCTCGAGGGTCTCGGCGACCACGGCGACCCCCCGGTCGGTCTCGTGGACGCCCACGACGCCCGGGACGAGCGCGGCGGCGGCCCGGTCGAAGCCCGCCGCCTTCGCGCCGAAGGCCGGGGGCCGCGCGAAGACGCCGTAGAGCATCCCGGGCGCGAAGCTGTCGATGCCGAAGCCGGCGGCGCCCTCGACCTTGGCGGCCGTGTCGGTGCGCGGGACGGCGGTGCCGATGTAGCGGAACTTCGCGGGGTCCTTGAGCGCCGGCTTTGCGGGGACCGGCATTCCCGCGGCTTTCGCAACCAGCTCGCCGTAGCCGGCCGAGCGCCCGCTGGCAGCGTGCGTGACCGTCCCGAGCGCCGCCGCGCACTCGCCGGCCGGGACGCCCCAGGATGCCGCCGCGGCCGCAACCAGCATCTCGCGGGCCGCGGCGCCGGCCTCGCGCAGCGGCTGGTACATGTGGCGCACGCTGCTGCTGCCGCCCGTGCCCTGCGTGTGCCAGACGGGGTCGAT
The nucleotide sequence above comes from bacterium. Encoded proteins:
- a CDS encoding xanthine dehydrogenase family protein molybdopterin-binding subunit; the protein is MSPAITRREFLQLTGSGLTIVVLSGPLGLRLASAEEAGNAAADFQPNVWLRVAPSGDVTIVVNKSEMGQGVLTSLAMVVADELEADWKRVRVLEAPAGDAYIDPVWHTQGTGGSSSVRHMYQPLREAGAAAREMLVAAAAASWGVPAGECAAALGTVTHAASGRSAGYGELVAKAAGMPVPAKPALKDPAKFRYIGTAVPRTDTAAKVEGAAGFGIDSFAPGMLYGVFARPPAFGAKAAGFDRAAAALVPGVVGVHETDRGVAVVAETLEAAWKGRDALAVSWSGAADPELDTGALQRTFAASLERSGVIARSDGDAAKTLSAAAKTVAADYHLPYLAHVTMEPMNCTAAVKDGRCDVWAPTQNQTGVRALAAKITGLPAEQVSVHTTFLGGGFGRRFETDFVAEALTLAVKSGRPVKVIWRREEDIRYDFYRPANSCRLRAALDAGGRLTALHQKVAVPSIFARVFPDQVKNGIDPAAMDGLEDMDYEIPNLTLEYVRVDTPVPVGFWRSVGASHNGFTLESFMDEAAAAAGKDPLDFRLALLGNHPQTRRVLETAAGKAGWGKPLPAGTGRGIAFFTSFGSRVAQVAEVAADLKTGQVRAQRVVCAVDSGIVVNPDTLVAQMMGGIVMGLSAALLEAVDFRRGGTGSANFDDYPVLRMAEAPRIEVHLVPGGGPVGGVGEPGVPPVAPAVANALFAATGIRVRSLPLAPQTVLKARKG